The Desulfosporosinus acidiphilus SJ4 genome has a window encoding:
- the thrS gene encoding threonine--tRNA ligase, protein MIKVTLKDGSIREVEKGTTLAELAASISRGLAKAAVAGKVNDNLKDLSYPLMENASVEIVTLDSEEGLEVLRHSTSHLMAQAVENLFPGTKLGIGPAIAKGFYYDFDSEHVFTPEDLEKIEKEMVRLAKENYTYQRKEVARSEALDYFGKLGENYKVELIEGLPEDATISMYTQGNFTDLCAGPHIPSTSIIKAFKLMSLAGAYWRGNEKNKMLQRIYGTVFAKAADLEDYLFKLEEAKRRDHRKLGLELDLFSLHDEGPGFPFFHPKGMVLRNALEDFWRQEHRKRGYQEIKTPIILNRSLWEQSGHWDHYKENMYFTKIDDQDFAVKPMNCPGGMIMYRTKLRSYRDLPLRVGELGLVHRHELSGALHGLLRVRNFTQDDAHIFMLPSQIKSELLGVIELVDTFYKVFGFEYHVELSTRPEDSMGSDEDWETATRALQAALEERGLDYKINEGDGAFYGPKIDFHVKDCLDRTWQCGTIQLDFQMPEKFDLTYIGEDGQKHRPVMIHRVIYGSIERFIALLTEHYAGAFPTWLAPVQVRILPISERHQEYAKALAARFNELDIRVETDDRKEKVGYKIREAQTEKIPYTLVVGDQEAETDTVAVRRYGQGDAGEKMTAADFISLIQDDIKSKRLLTALAQ, encoded by the coding sequence AAGGTGACTTTGAAAGATGGTTCAATTCGTGAGGTTGAGAAGGGAACGACTCTGGCAGAATTGGCGGCCTCAATTTCACGCGGTTTGGCCAAAGCTGCTGTCGCAGGAAAAGTAAATGACAATCTTAAAGACCTTTCCTATCCGTTAATGGAGAATGCGTCCGTAGAGATTGTGACGCTGGACAGTGAAGAAGGGCTGGAAGTCCTTCGCCACTCTACTTCTCACCTGATGGCGCAAGCGGTAGAGAATTTGTTCCCTGGGACAAAGTTGGGAATAGGACCGGCCATTGCGAAGGGTTTCTATTATGACTTCGATTCTGAACATGTATTTACACCTGAGGACTTAGAGAAAATTGAGAAGGAAATGGTTAGGCTCGCCAAAGAAAACTACACTTATCAGCGCAAGGAAGTTGCGCGATCTGAGGCTTTGGATTACTTTGGCAAACTCGGAGAAAATTATAAAGTTGAGCTAATTGAAGGTCTCCCCGAGGATGCAACGATCTCAATGTATACTCAGGGGAATTTCACAGATCTTTGTGCAGGACCGCATATTCCTTCCACCTCAATTATTAAAGCATTTAAATTAATGAGCTTGGCAGGCGCTTACTGGCGCGGCAATGAGAAAAATAAGATGTTGCAGCGGATTTACGGTACAGTCTTTGCAAAAGCGGCTGATCTCGAAGACTATCTATTTAAATTAGAAGAGGCAAAGCGACGTGACCATCGCAAGCTTGGCTTGGAACTAGATCTCTTTAGCCTTCATGACGAAGGCCCTGGATTCCCCTTCTTCCATCCTAAAGGAATGGTTTTGCGCAATGCTCTTGAGGATTTCTGGAGACAAGAGCATCGTAAGCGGGGCTATCAAGAAATTAAGACCCCGATAATTTTAAATCGCTCTCTTTGGGAGCAATCCGGTCACTGGGATCACTACAAAGAAAATATGTATTTCACGAAGATTGATGACCAAGATTTTGCCGTTAAGCCCATGAACTGTCCAGGCGGCATGATCATGTACCGTACTAAATTGCGCAGCTACCGGGACTTGCCCTTACGAGTTGGGGAGCTGGGTCTCGTCCATCGCCATGAGTTGTCAGGTGCTCTTCATGGATTGCTGCGGGTTCGGAACTTCACTCAAGATGATGCCCACATCTTTATGCTTCCCTCCCAAATTAAGAGTGAACTCCTTGGAGTTATAGAACTGGTGGACACTTTCTACAAAGTGTTTGGCTTTGAATATCACGTGGAACTATCCACCAGGCCGGAAGATTCTATGGGTTCAGATGAGGATTGGGAAACCGCAACTCGGGCACTTCAGGCGGCCCTCGAAGAAAGAGGCTTGGATTATAAGATCAATGAAGGCGATGGAGCTTTTTACGGACCGAAGATTGATTTTCATGTTAAAGATTGCTTAGATCGAACTTGGCAATGCGGAACGATACAACTCGACTTCCAAATGCCGGAGAAATTTGATTTAACCTATATTGGAGAAGACGGACAAAAGCACCGTCCGGTGATGATTCATCGAGTTATTTATGGAAGTATTGAACGGTTTATTGCCCTTTTGACAGAACACTATGCAGGAGCTTTTCCGACATGGTTAGCCCCCGTTCAAGTTCGTATTCTGCCGATCAGTGAGCGTCACCAGGAGTATGCCAAAGCCTTAGCAGCTCGTTTCAATGAATTGGATATACGAGTTGAAACGGATGACCGTAAAGAAAAAGTTGGCTACAAAATCCGCGAAGCACAAACTGAAAAGATTCCCTATACGTTAGTCGTCGGGGATCAAGAAGCGGAAACTGATACAGTTGCTGTACGCCGTTATGGTCAAGGTGATGCCGGAGAAAAAATGACGGCAGCTGACTTCATTAGCCTTATCCAAGATGATATTAAAAGCAAGAGACTGTTAACAGCCCTCGCACAATAA
- a CDS encoding DUF3656 domain-containing U32 family peptidase, protein MDNLRELIKETTETTETTETIETIETPKRPLELLAPAGSFEAFKAAVENGADAVYLGGKSFSARASAANFDMEELRKAVRYAHQRQVKVYLTVNILIADQEFKELMDYLYAVYETGVDAVILQDLGVAALIQAILPEMETHGSTQMTINNTWGVQHLENLGFRRVVLARETSAAEMKTLAENTPLDLEVFVHGALCICYSGQCLMSSFIGGRSGNRGTCAQPCRMTYQLVGQDRKNLLADKNLGEHLLSPKDLKLVEELAELERIGVYSLKVEGRMKRPEYVATVIRLYRQALDRIEHQQEDSPLLTDEEHQELLQIFNRDFTKGYLKENPGANLMSYSRPNNRGTRLGRVVGLKGGRLALKLEAVIHTGDGIEFWTGRGREGITVGTIWKDGNQHDEGLPGEIVQIEFSAIAHPGDRVFKTNDVKLMEKARESFQEGNEQRKRPLTMVLSGHIGDKMILEVNEGPRRVKVYSANPAQKALKRPLTWEYAYQQLGRLGTTPFWLDQLEVEVDEGLMLPVSDLNEMRRMAVEELLRETTRPTVDRTVYRQRIAVWKDRLEKERSGSETKDVPQVSVAVSDPESLHAALEAGARRVLIGGEHWRSRRGFKMEEIRAGFEICRKEAIDCVWRLPRVLNEAQSLTLLSELKQAAHWTKKPKVMVSNLGELEILHSLDPDWPFETDYSLNVFNEAGLAHFLRLGAQRVTLSPELHHEQLAHLAKWGSIEYLVFGDLEMMVSEYCPVGSTLGGKQGNHCSGACVKERHYLRDRLGYDFPLETDQECRMHLYNVKVLNLYEELPQLKRMGVSNIRLQLTRQSSEQVKRIIRLFLEAWNTQQLGKRTQWTADEGMAELTSMFAQGFTKGHFFRGVL, encoded by the coding sequence ATGGACAATCTCAGAGAACTAATAAAGGAAACAACGGAAACAACGGAAACAACAGAAACAATAGAAACAATAGAAACCCCAAAACGCCCTCTTGAGCTTCTGGCACCTGCAGGGAGTTTTGAAGCCTTTAAAGCGGCTGTGGAAAACGGTGCCGATGCAGTTTACTTAGGAGGTAAGAGTTTTAGCGCTCGGGCAAGTGCCGCTAATTTTGATATGGAGGAACTGCGTAAAGCCGTTCGCTATGCTCACCAGCGTCAGGTTAAGGTGTACCTTACGGTTAATATATTAATTGCAGATCAAGAATTTAAAGAATTGATGGACTATCTTTATGCGGTGTATGAGACTGGCGTGGACGCAGTAATATTACAGGACTTAGGGGTCGCGGCTCTCATTCAAGCTATTTTGCCGGAAATGGAAACGCATGGCAGCACGCAAATGACGATAAATAACACATGGGGTGTTCAACATTTGGAAAACCTTGGTTTCCGCCGGGTCGTCCTTGCCAGAGAAACTTCAGCAGCTGAAATGAAGACCTTGGCTGAGAACACGCCCTTAGACCTTGAAGTTTTTGTTCATGGAGCTCTCTGTATATGTTATTCAGGACAGTGTTTGATGTCCAGCTTTATTGGCGGACGGAGCGGGAATCGAGGTACTTGCGCCCAGCCCTGCCGCATGACCTACCAACTTGTTGGTCAGGATCGTAAGAATCTATTGGCAGATAAAAACCTGGGTGAACATCTATTAAGCCCTAAGGACTTAAAGTTAGTGGAGGAATTAGCTGAATTAGAGCGTATCGGTGTTTATTCCCTGAAAGTAGAAGGACGCATGAAACGTCCGGAGTATGTGGCTACGGTAATTAGGCTTTATAGGCAGGCCCTTGACCGGATTGAACATCAACAGGAGGATAGCCCACTGCTCACTGACGAGGAGCATCAAGAATTATTGCAGATTTTCAACCGGGATTTTACCAAGGGATATTTAAAAGAAAACCCCGGTGCCAATTTGATGAGCTACAGTCGTCCGAACAATCGGGGGACACGCCTTGGAAGAGTGGTTGGCCTCAAGGGGGGACGGTTAGCACTTAAACTGGAGGCTGTTATTCACACTGGTGATGGGATTGAATTCTGGACTGGACGGGGGCGGGAAGGAATTACCGTCGGGACTATTTGGAAGGACGGTAATCAGCATGATGAAGGATTGCCCGGAGAAATTGTTCAGATCGAATTTTCAGCAATAGCCCATCCTGGGGACCGGGTTTTTAAAACAAACGACGTAAAACTGATGGAAAAGGCTCGTGAAAGCTTCCAAGAGGGTAATGAACAACGCAAACGCCCCTTAACAATGGTCTTGAGCGGACATATTGGCGATAAAATGATTTTAGAGGTGAACGAGGGTCCGCGGAGAGTTAAGGTATATTCGGCTAATCCGGCACAGAAGGCTTTGAAGCGGCCATTGACTTGGGAATATGCCTATCAGCAGCTTGGAAGATTAGGAACGACACCTTTCTGGCTTGATCAGCTGGAGGTGGAAGTTGATGAGGGCTTGATGCTGCCCGTGAGTGATCTTAACGAAATGCGTCGAATGGCCGTAGAGGAACTTCTCAGGGAAACCACTCGGCCGACAGTGGATCGGACTGTTTACAGACAAAGAATTGCCGTGTGGAAAGATCGACTGGAGAAAGAAAGGTCCGGTTCGGAAACGAAAGATGTCCCCCAAGTCTCTGTGGCTGTGAGTGATCCGGAAAGTCTTCATGCTGCTCTGGAGGCAGGAGCAAGAAGAGTTCTCATTGGTGGAGAACACTGGCGCTCGCGTCGAGGTTTTAAAATGGAAGAAATACGAGCGGGGTTTGAAATATGCCGTAAAGAAGCCATTGATTGTGTGTGGCGGCTGCCAAGGGTCTTGAACGAGGCTCAAAGCTTAACACTTTTGTCAGAGCTTAAACAAGCCGCGCATTGGACTAAAAAGCCCAAAGTCATGGTCTCGAATCTCGGGGAATTGGAAATCCTGCATTCTTTAGATCCGGACTGGCCCTTTGAAACAGATTATTCCTTAAACGTATTTAACGAAGCAGGCCTTGCCCACTTTTTGCGTTTAGGTGCTCAAAGGGTGACCTTGTCTCCCGAATTACATCATGAACAGTTGGCTCATTTAGCAAAATGGGGAAGTATAGAGTATTTGGTTTTTGGCGATTTGGAAATGATGGTCAGTGAATACTGTCCCGTAGGCTCGACTTTGGGCGGTAAACAAGGAAATCATTGTTCGGGAGCCTGTGTCAAGGAACGTCATTATCTGCGAGATCGCTTGGGCTATGATTTCCCGTTGGAAACAGATCAGGAATGCAGGATGCATCTATATAATGTCAAAGTCTTAAATTTGTATGAGGAATTGCCTCAGCTTAAACGGATGGGCGTCTCCAATATACGTTTACAGCTAACCCGTCAATCTTCTGAACAAGTTAAGCGGATTATTCGTTTATTTCTTGAGGCTTGGAATACGCAGCAGCTTGGAAAACGGACCCAGTGGACAGCGGATGAAGGTATGGCGGAGTTAACCTCTATGTTCGCGCAAGGTTTTACGAAGGGCCATTTTTTCAGAGGCGTTTTGTAA
- the pheS gene encoding phenylalanine--tRNA ligase subunit alpha — MKKEILRIGEEALRELQQLDKSEALQELKVKVLGKKGTLTALLRQMGSLSPEERPIMGQVVNEMRSRLEKAWDERSGELEAVALEKRLAAERIDISLPGSHVTRGHYHPLTQVVEEIEDIFLGMGFQIAEGPEIESDYYNFEALNLPKDHPAREMQDSFYITEEILLRTQTSPVQIRTMEKLRPHLPVKVIAPGTVYRNDDDATHSPMFHQVEGLMVDRGIRMSDLKGILLNFSRQMFGESREIRLRPSFFPFTEPSAEVDVSCMLCGGAGCRLCKGTGWIEILGSGMVHPKVLEMGGYNPKDVTGFAFGMGVERIAMLKFGIEDMRLLFDNDLRFLQQF, encoded by the coding sequence TTGAAGAAAGAAATACTTCGCATTGGAGAAGAGGCTTTGCGCGAATTGCAGCAATTGGATAAGTCAGAAGCACTTCAGGAGCTTAAAGTGAAGGTGCTTGGCAAGAAAGGAACCTTAACCGCCTTGCTGCGCCAAATGGGCAGTTTAAGCCCTGAAGAGCGTCCGATTATGGGGCAAGTAGTTAATGAGATGCGCAGCCGCTTGGAAAAAGCCTGGGACGAACGGAGTGGTGAGTTAGAGGCTGTCGCTTTAGAAAAACGGTTAGCAGCGGAACGCATCGACATATCCTTGCCCGGCAGTCATGTTACCCGCGGACATTATCACCCTTTAACTCAAGTTGTTGAAGAGATTGAAGATATTTTCCTGGGCATGGGCTTCCAGATTGCTGAGGGACCGGAAATTGAATCGGATTATTACAATTTCGAGGCCTTAAATCTTCCTAAAGATCACCCGGCCAGGGAAATGCAGGACTCTTTTTACATTACGGAAGAAATATTGCTGCGGACTCAAACGTCTCCCGTACAGATCCGAACCATGGAGAAACTTCGCCCCCATTTGCCTGTAAAGGTTATCGCTCCTGGAACAGTTTATCGTAATGACGACGATGCCACACATTCTCCGATGTTCCATCAGGTTGAGGGACTTATGGTGGATCGGGGGATTCGAATGTCTGATCTTAAAGGAATTCTGCTGAATTTCTCTCGTCAGATGTTTGGTGAATCTCGGGAAATTCGCTTAAGGCCCAGCTTTTTCCCATTTACTGAGCCCAGCGCTGAGGTTGATGTTTCCTGCATGCTTTGCGGAGGAGCGGGGTGTCGCCTTTGCAAGGGTACAGGGTGGATTGAAATATTAGGGTCAGGAATGGTACACCCCAAAGTCTTGGAAATGGGTGGATATAATCCCAAGGATGTTACAGGATTTGCTTTTGGCATGGGTGTGGAGAGAATTGCCATGCTGAAATTCGGAATAGAGGATATGAGACTTTTATTTGACAATGATTTACGCTTCTTGCAGCAGTTTTAA
- the rplT gene encoding 50S ribosomal protein L20: MARVKKGMTKHHRHKKILKLAKGYRGGKSKLYRPANEQILKSLAYSYAHRKDNKANFRKLWIARINAAARMNGISYSRLMNGLKKAGVTVNRKMLAELAISDAAAFTEIANVAKVQING; this comes from the coding sequence ATGGCCCGTGTTAAAAAAGGCATGACAAAACATCATAGACATAAAAAGATCTTAAAATTGGCGAAAGGTTATCGCGGTGGGAAAAGCAAGCTTTACCGCCCCGCGAATGAACAAATTTTAAAATCTTTAGCCTATTCTTATGCTCATAGAAAAGACAACAAAGCTAACTTCCGTAAGCTTTGGATTGCAAGAATTAATGCTGCCGCACGTATGAATGGTATTTCCTACAGCCGTTTAATGAATGGCTTGAAGAAGGCCGGCGTTACAGTAAACCGTAAGATGTTAGCAGAACTAGCAATCAGTGATGCAGCTGCGTTTACTGAAATTGCAAATGTCGCGAAAGTTCAAATTAACGGCTAA
- a CDS encoding cell division protein ZapA encodes MTQESVKIAVEIFGEKHVVRGEGTEAYILGLAHEVDKKMRLISQRLPRLNIHQIAVLTALNLADDLAKLREEQETLMQLLGEKTD; translated from the coding sequence GTGACTCAAGAATCTGTCAAAATTGCCGTCGAAATTTTTGGAGAGAAGCATGTGGTCCGCGGTGAAGGAACAGAAGCATACATTCTAGGTTTGGCTCACGAAGTGGACAAAAAGATGCGTTTAATTTCCCAGCGGCTCCCTCGTTTAAACATTCATCAAATTGCGGTGTTAACAGCTCTCAATTTGGCAGATGATCTTGCTAAGCTGCGAGAGGAACAGGAAACTCTAATGCAGCTGCTGGGTGAAAAGACAGATTAA
- the rpmI gene encoding 50S ribosomal protein L35 has product MPKMKTHRGAAKRFKKTGTGKIVRMHGFTSHILEKKSPKRKRNLRKAVVMNKSDVKRIKNLIAYL; this is encoded by the coding sequence ATGCCTAAAATGAAAACTCACCGTGGTGCGGCTAAGCGCTTCAAAAAAACCGGAACAGGTAAAATTGTCCGTATGCACGGCTTTACTAGCCACATTCTGGAGAAGAAATCTCCGAAAAGAAAACGTAATTTACGCAAAGCTGTGGTTATGAACAAATCTGATGTTAAGAGAATTAAAAACTTGATCGCTTATCTATAA
- the infC gene encoding translation initiation factor IF-3: protein MSKDLRLNDEIRVREVRLVGEEGEQLGIMAVRDALNLAVEKSLDLVEIAPTAKPPVCKLMDYGKYKYEQAKKDKEARKKQKSMEIKEVKLRPNIEDHDFETKARSAQRFLSEGDKVKVTIMFRGREVTHPELGKTLCLRLAEFCKAESSIEREPKLEGRNMIMILASIKHD from the coding sequence ATTAGCAAGGACTTAAGACTCAATGACGAAATCCGGGTTAGGGAGGTCCGTCTTGTTGGGGAAGAAGGAGAACAACTTGGAATTATGGCGGTTCGAGATGCCTTGAACCTAGCAGTCGAGAAGTCTTTAGATCTCGTAGAGATCGCACCGACGGCCAAACCGCCGGTCTGCAAACTAATGGATTATGGCAAGTATAAGTATGAGCAGGCGAAGAAGGACAAGGAAGCCCGTAAAAAGCAAAAAAGCATGGAAATCAAAGAAGTCAAGCTGCGTCCCAACATTGAGGACCATGACTTTGAAACCAAAGCCCGCAGTGCTCAACGTTTCTTAAGTGAAGGGGACAAGGTGAAGGTTACAATTATGTTCCGGGGGCGGGAAGTTACTCACCCGGAACTGGGAAAAACACTTTGCCTCAGACTTGCCGAATTTTGCAAAGCAGAGTCTAGCATAGAGCGTGAACCTAAACTTGAGGGCCGCAATATGATTATGATTTTAGCTTCCATTAAACATGACTAA
- a CDS encoding TrmH family RNA methyltransferase, whose translation MLESLQNEQVKFVASLQRRKVRDETQLYVIEGWRFVEEAVHRNAPLKKVYVSSKRNPSDWESLREGLLARNIPFEETDDRVLRKMCSTEEPQGILAVVQQIKYTWEDVVLDKGSVFLILDGVQDPGNLGTILRTALAAGVRYICLTSGTVDVYNPKVLRSTMGAIFSLVILSNLSPDDVLVFCQEKGLRVFMGDTKGRVLYQANLKNGPLALLVGNEGNGPSRSFRNADVERVTIPMAQSVESLNVAMAAGILLYEIVRQRDFL comes from the coding sequence GTGCTGGAGTCCTTACAAAATGAACAGGTGAAATTTGTTGCTTCTTTACAGCGACGGAAAGTTCGCGACGAGACACAGCTCTATGTCATAGAAGGATGGCGATTTGTTGAAGAGGCCGTACATAGGAATGCTCCGTTAAAAAAAGTATATGTTAGTTCCAAGCGGAATCCATCGGATTGGGAATCCCTAAGAGAGGGATTACTGGCCCGGAATATCCCCTTTGAAGAAACAGATGACCGCGTTTTGCGTAAGATGTGTTCCACCGAAGAACCGCAAGGGATTTTGGCGGTAGTTCAGCAAATAAAGTATACTTGGGAAGACGTTGTACTTGACAAGGGGTCGGTGTTTCTTATCTTAGACGGAGTTCAGGACCCGGGAAATTTGGGGACAATTCTCCGCACAGCGTTAGCTGCCGGAGTTCGCTATATCTGCTTAACTTCCGGGACTGTCGATGTTTATAATCCCAAAGTGCTGCGCAGCACTATGGGGGCAATTTTTTCTTTGGTAATTCTCTCAAACCTTTCTCCTGATGACGTGTTGGTTTTCTGCCAAGAAAAAGGTTTAAGAGTATTTATGGGAGATACGAAAGGGAGAGTCCTTTACCAGGCCAATTTAAAGAATGGCCCCCTGGCTTTGCTTGTTGGCAATGAAGGAAATGGACCTTCTCGTTCCTTTCGCAATGCGGACGTTGAAAGAGTGACAATTCCTATGGCTCAGAGCGTAGAATCCCTTAATGTAGCTATGGCTGCGGGAATTCTCTTGTACGAGATCGTACGTCAAAGGGATTTCTTGTAA
- the pheT gene encoding phenylalanine--tRNA ligase subunit beta codes for MKVSMEWLRQLVDVDQNAEELAETLTRGGIEVENVENLSKGFEKVVIGEISSLTKHPDADRLWVCDVNVGEGKVTIVTGAQNLQEGDKIPVAMIGAVLPNDLSIRKSKLRGVVSEGMLCSREELLLDNSVGLARSEGGILVLPPDAPLGENFGKYLGREDSVLDLELYPNRPDCLAMVNVAREVASLTGKQPHLPKWADKTKGLDLPAAGDFQIIIEEEDLCWRYAALVVEDVHIGPSPEWMQRRLKAAGVRPISNIVDITNYCMLEMGQPLHAFDRDKIKGNIHVRTAKAGEKLVTLDGVERSLQTDTLLIADDREALGVAGVMGGFDSEITQETKRLLIESAHFSGVSVRRTSRRLGLRSEASNRFEKGVNPYGCVATLGRVCELLIELGAGRPVALLDELKTLPPRRQISLSVEHTATVLGLELKNSDVRQVLENLNFKFEEKENLFNVEIPTYRADLEIEEDLMEEVARLRGYDLIPTTLPQGDTTQGRRTAEQEFRRRLRRVLVQSGMDEVMTYTFTGAARDAQWGSAQHSIPLLNPLREELSVMRTSLVPGLLEVAAKNVARRNTVVSIFEVGMTYWGEEKPLRRLPREVLQVAGVAVGKSGRHWLNSAVQYDFYYLKGILEEIAQEFGLKFDYRVPEKRPLLHPGRSADIYLHKECVGFLGELHPAQEKEWALEKAVLFELDLGALFKHMRPVVRAQSIPRFPAINRDLAVVVSLETSAAAVMTRIRKLGGELLQNVEIFDVYTGKSIPEGRKSLAFSLRYQSLERTLTDEEVNALNSRILEGIQQEFDAEWRK; via the coding sequence ATGAAAGTTAGTATGGAATGGCTTCGCCAACTGGTGGATGTCGATCAGAACGCCGAAGAGTTGGCGGAAACCTTAACCAGGGGCGGAATTGAAGTAGAAAATGTTGAGAATCTTAGTAAGGGATTTGAAAAAGTAGTCATTGGGGAAATTAGTTCTCTCACGAAGCATCCTGATGCCGATAGACTATGGGTTTGCGATGTAAATGTAGGTGAAGGAAAGGTTACTATCGTTACAGGTGCCCAGAATTTGCAGGAGGGAGATAAAATTCCTGTTGCCATGATTGGTGCTGTCTTGCCTAATGACTTATCGATTCGCAAGTCAAAGCTCAGAGGGGTCGTTTCCGAAGGGATGCTCTGCTCCCGCGAAGAGCTTCTCCTTGATAATTCGGTAGGCTTGGCGCGCAGTGAAGGAGGTATTTTGGTCCTGCCTCCTGATGCACCCCTAGGAGAGAACTTCGGTAAATATCTTGGGCGGGAAGACAGTGTTTTGGACTTGGAACTTTATCCGAATCGCCCCGATTGTTTAGCAATGGTCAATGTGGCTCGCGAAGTGGCCTCCCTTACCGGAAAACAGCCGCATTTGCCGAAATGGGCTGATAAAACGAAGGGATTGGACCTTCCCGCTGCCGGGGATTTTCAGATAATTATTGAAGAGGAAGACTTATGCTGGCGCTACGCCGCTTTAGTTGTTGAGGATGTTCATATTGGCCCTTCTCCTGAGTGGATGCAGCGGAGACTTAAGGCAGCCGGAGTTCGGCCTATCAGTAATATTGTCGATATTACAAACTACTGTATGTTGGAGATGGGGCAACCCTTACACGCCTTTGATCGGGATAAGATTAAGGGGAATATTCATGTCCGCACAGCCAAGGCAGGAGAGAAACTAGTTACCCTCGATGGGGTCGAACGTTCCCTTCAGACGGATACCCTGCTTATTGCCGATGATCGGGAAGCTTTGGGAGTTGCGGGTGTTATGGGTGGTTTCGACAGTGAAATAACGCAGGAAACAAAGCGTTTATTAATCGAGTCCGCTCATTTTTCGGGAGTGAGTGTACGCAGAACAAGCCGCAGGCTGGGACTTAGGTCCGAAGCCTCAAACCGGTTCGAAAAGGGTGTTAATCCTTACGGCTGTGTTGCAACGTTAGGCCGAGTGTGCGAATTGCTGATTGAATTAGGGGCAGGGCGCCCGGTGGCATTGCTTGATGAGCTGAAAACTCTCCCTCCTCGACGTCAAATCAGCCTTTCGGTAGAGCATACTGCCACTGTTCTCGGCTTGGAATTGAAGAATTCAGACGTTCGACAAGTCCTGGAAAACCTGAACTTTAAGTTCGAGGAAAAGGAAAATCTCTTTAATGTGGAGATTCCAACCTATCGGGCGGACTTGGAGATTGAGGAAGATCTCATGGAGGAGGTTGCCCGTCTAAGAGGTTACGATTTAATCCCTACAACCTTGCCGCAAGGAGATACGACCCAGGGAAGAAGGACAGCGGAACAAGAGTTTCGCCGTCGGCTGCGCAGGGTACTTGTCCAATCCGGAATGGATGAGGTAATGACTTATACCTTCACAGGTGCTGCCAGAGATGCTCAATGGGGGAGCGCTCAGCATTCCATTCCCTTACTCAATCCCTTAAGGGAAGAACTTAGCGTAATGCGTACGTCGCTGGTTCCCGGACTATTAGAGGTCGCAGCAAAGAACGTCGCTCGGCGCAATACGGTGGTGAGTATTTTTGAAGTTGGGATGACGTATTGGGGAGAGGAGAAACCGCTGCGCCGGCTCCCTCGTGAAGTATTGCAGGTAGCTGGGGTTGCCGTTGGGAAAAGCGGCCGGCATTGGCTAAATTCAGCAGTCCAGTATGATTTTTACTACCTCAAAGGGATATTGGAGGAAATTGCTCAGGAATTTGGACTTAAATTTGACTATCGAGTGCCTGAAAAACGTCCTCTCCTACATCCTGGTCGTTCTGCAGATATCTACCTTCACAAGGAATGTGTTGGCTTTTTGGGCGAGCTTCATCCTGCCCAAGAAAAAGAATGGGCTTTGGAGAAAGCAGTACTCTTCGAATTAGATTTAGGTGCTTTATTTAAGCACATGCGGCCGGTTGTGCGCGCTCAATCCATTCCGCGCTTTCCCGCCATCAATCGGGATTTGGCAGTGGTAGTATCCTTAGAGACTTCAGCGGCAGCGGTGATGACTAGGATTCGCAAGCTTGGGGGAGAACTATTGCAGAATGTGGAAATATTTGATGTCTATACAGGTAAGTCTATTCCGGAAGGCCGCAAAAGTCTCGCTTTTTCCTTAAGGTACCAATCTCTGGAACGAACCTTAACTGATGAGGAAGTAAATGCCTTGAATTCGCGCATTTTAGAGGGAATTCAGCAGGAATTTGACGCGGAATGGCGAAAATAG